A portion of the Camelina sativa cultivar DH55 unplaced genomic scaffold, Cs unpScaffold00619, whole genome shotgun sequence genome contains these proteins:
- the LOC104773689 gene encoding alcohol dehydrogenase-like 4 produces the protein METQGKVITCKAAVAWGAGEALVMEDVKVDPPQRLEVRLRILFTSICHTDLSAWKGENEAQQAYPRILGHEAAGIVESVGEGVEEMKAGDHVLPIFTGECGECRVCKRDGANLCERFRVDPMKKVMVSDGKTRFFTSKDNKPIFHFLNTSTFSEYTVIDSACVLKVDPLFPLEKISLLSCGVSTGVGAAWNVXRRTHLVTPFVKKIEGVVTC, from the exons ATGGAAACACAAGGCAAAGTAATCACTTGCAAAG CTGCTGTGGCATGGGGAGCTGGAGAAGCTCTAGTGATGGAAGATGTAAAAGTAGATCCTCCTCAGAGACTGGAAGTGAGACTTCGAATCCTCTTCACTTCCATCTGTCACACCGATCTTAGCGCATGGAAAGGCGAG AACGAGGCTCAACAAGCATACCCTCGAATCCTTGGCCATGAGGCGGCAGG GATAGTGGAGAGCGTAGGGGAAGGAGTGGAAGAGATGAAGGCAGGTGATCATGTGCTCCCTATTTTCACAGGAGAGTGCGGAGAGTGCAGAGTCTGCAAGCGAGACGGAGCCAATCTGTGTGAGAGATTCCGAGTGGATCCGATGAAGAAGGTGATGGTAAGCGATGGCAAGACCAGATTCTTCACCAGCAAAGACAACAAACCCATCTTCCATTTCCTCAACACATCCACCTTCTCTGAGTACACGGTCATAGACTCGGCTTGCGTGCTCAAGGTGGACCCTCTGTTTCCTCTGGAGAAGATAAGCCTCCTCAGTTGCGGTGTCTCCACTG GAGTGGGTGCGGCGTGGAATGTGNCCCGGAGAACACATTTAGTGACCCCAT TTGTCAAGAAAATTGAAGGTGTTGTTACGTGTTag